In Elephas maximus indicus isolate mEleMax1 chromosome 7, mEleMax1 primary haplotype, whole genome shotgun sequence, the following proteins share a genomic window:
- the CTSF gene encoding cathepsin F, which yields MAPWLQLLSLLGLLPGAAAAPAPAWEPPSPELLKPARFALRMYNRGRAAGTQAALGAVRGRVRRAGRGSLYSLEATLEEPPCNDLTVCRLPLSKKTLLCSFEVLDELGKHMLLRRDCGPVDTKVAEYTNETLNSILPLLNKDPQPQDFSGKMASIFKNFVTTYNRTYETKEETKWRMSVFANNMIRAQKLQALDQGTAQYGITKFSDLTEEEFRTIYLNPLLREDPGQKMRLGKAPKGPVPPDWDWRTKGAVTKVKDQGMCGSCWAFSVTGNVEGQWFLNRGTLLSLSEQELLDCDKVDKACMGGVPSNAYSAIKTLGGLETEEDYSYHGHLQACSFSAEKAKVYINDSVELSQNEYKLAAWLAKNGPISVAINAFGMQFYRHGIAHPLRPLCSPWLIDHAVLIVGYGNRSDVPFWAIKNSWGTDWGEEGYYYLHRGSGACGVNTMASSAVVD from the exons ATGGCGCCCTGGTTGCAGCTGTTGTCGCTGCTGGGGCTGCTCCcaggcgccgccgccgcccctgCGCCGGCTTGGGAGCCACCGTCCCCGGAGCTGCTGAAGCCGGCCCGCTTCGCCCTGAGGATGTACAACCGCGGCCGGGCGGCGGGGACGCAGGCCGCGCTGGGGGCCGTCCGCGGGCGAGTCCGCCGG GCGGGTAGGGGGTCGCTGTATTCCCTGGAGGCGACCTTGGAGGAGCCGCCCTGCAATGATCTCACGGTGTGCCGGCTCCCTCTGTCCAAGAAAACTCTG CTCTGCAGTTTCGAGGTCCTGGATGAGTTAGGCAAACACATGCTGCTGAGGCGGGACTGCGGCCCAGTGGATACCAAGGTTGCAG AGTACACCAACGAGACCCTGAATTCCATCCTTCCACTGTTGAACAAGGATCCCCAGCCCCAG gaTTTTTCCGGGAAGATGGCTTCTATCTTCAAGAACTTTGTCACCACTTATAACCGGACGTATGAGACGAAGGAGG AAACCAAGTGGCGCATGTCCGTCTTTGCCAATAACATGATACGTGCGCAGAAGCTCCAGGCCCTGGACCAAGGTACAGCTCAGTATGGAATCACCAAGTTCAGCGACCTAACAG AGGAGGAGTTCCGCACCATCTACCTGAATCCCCTCCTAAGAGAGGACCCCGGCCAGAAGATGCGCCTAGGCAAGGCCCCCAAGGGCCCTGTGCCtcctgactgggactggaggacaAAGGGAGCTGTCACCAAAGTCAAGGACCAG GGCATGTGTGGTTCCTGCTGGGCCTTCTCAGTGACAGGCAACGTGGAGGGCCAGTGGTTCCTGAACCGGGGGACCCTGCTTTCCCTCTCCGAGCAGG AGCTCTTGGATTGTGACAAGGTGGACAAGGCCTGCATGGGTGGCGTGCCTTCCAACgcctactcagccataaagactcTGG GAGGGCTAGAGACAGAGGAAGACTATAGCTACCACGGCCACCTGCAGGCCTGCAGCTTCTCTGCAGAGAAGGCCAAGGTCTACATCAACGACTCAGTGGAGCTGAGCCAGAACGAGTACA AGCTGGCGGCCTGGCTGGCCAAGAATGGCCCAATCTCCGTCGCCATCAATGCCTTTGGCATGCAG TTCTACCGCCATGGGATCGCCCACCCTCTCCGGCCCCTCTGCAGCCCTTGGCTCATCGACCATGCTGTGCTGATTGTGGGCTATGGCAACC GATCTGACGTCCCCTTCTGGGCCATCAAGAACAGCTGGGGCACTGACTGGGGCGAGGAG GGTTACTACTACCTGCATCGTGGGTCTGGGGCCTGTGGTGTGAACACCATGGCCAGCTCGGCGGTAGTGGACTAA